The sequence below is a genomic window from Uranotaenia lowii strain MFRU-FL chromosome 2, ASM2978415v1, whole genome shotgun sequence.
TTtcctataaatattttttgatcttTCCTGATTTACttcttttgtttatttgaattacGTGATCTGCTTCTTGCATTACGTGATGGCCAAGGTCTCCGCATAATCTCCACACAGGGTAAATCATCAGGTGTTGGAACAACAACCTGCTTTGCTCCTCTCACTTCATTTTCCGATGAGTCTTCTGCCAGGCTAGCACGCAAAGATTTCCTTTCCCGTTTTTTCCCCTTATCAATCCGCTGGCAATGTTTATACTCTCTTTCGCTATCAATAGAGTTTGGTATCGCAATTAGCTCTGGTGTTTTATCGTAGGAATCCACACTTGCCGAGTTACTGTTGTTTTCATGACCGCGGTTGAGATCCGTAGTAGATTTCGTTCGGCTATTTGCCGAGTGAAGAACTACGGCATCACATGACGGCTTAGCTGAAATATTGAAACTTCCCGTGACCACACAAGCAAAAGTTGTCATAGCGTTCCTATTGGCCGATAATCTTTCACCGACATTGCTACTCCTCGAGCAGTTGACCTTGATGTGGTCTGATTAACCACACACGAAGCACTTGTTCCGAATTCCCTCATAAAAAATTCTAGCTTTGATGTGCTGTATGGGTGTCATTGCTGGAATTTCAGACGTTACCTCTATTTAGACTCCCCTCACCCCACTTCGAATAGGGAAACCTGATTCGATTGGATATCTTTCTCGGACcaactgttgaatttttccatATTTGCACATAACCGTTGTTATTTGGCAATCTTCAACTTCCGGGGGCAATCCAAATATTCGGACATATTTGACCATTCCATTTACTTGAAACACACTCACGTTGATTCTTGTTCCATCGGCATAAAGAAATGAAGTTTGGGAACCTAGCTGAGCTAGAGCACTGTTCATAAATGTATCCTGTTGAAAACGCACAAAAATACTGTACTCTTCACGATACATCGCACTCAAACTTTCACAATTCCAtccttgttttttaaagaacgaAAACCTAAACAAGTACTCAGGAtggtttctaattttctttttttttcatattcgaaaaataatacaaggctacaaaaaaaaaagggttgctagcgatttttcgttttgaaattccaacgTTTTTCCCAGTTTTCTcccgttttttcccggttaaaaatgattattttcttggtatttattatactcgttttttaatttaaaatcaaggtgcccgatcagaagagcatatcaaaatcgttactcaaacctatctcagcgagatatttatatctgattcagttatagttttgaaatgagatttgttgtttatgttttttctaaaacagaattatatctacttttgataaaacaattttttcaaacgcatttttggaagctttaagTTGAAATTAATCGATTACCTATatgaatgaaaattataatttttgaggcatcgtttcatttatattttcaaggcttaaatatttatattcaatCAAGTACTATAATCAACCTGTTTACTTTTATTTAGAAGTATGAGTCGAAAGAAAAAGACTGGGGGCTGttgtttttctctgttttgatCTGCCTGCTATAAAAGCGGCTATTGGATTTTCGAAACGTTGGTTTCAGTAGGTACATCTAGTATTTCTTCTCAAATCCTGATAATCCTATTCCAATTCATTCTATTTTCAATGCATCAGGAAAACTTTCAATGTATTCCATTCATCTGAACGACACTCGAAGTCGACTGCCTTCCCGTCCGCACGCATCCCTTTTAAAATTCCAATAGTCCGattcaaattcttcaagaaAACGTATAGAAATTCCCATTGTCCAGTTTCAATCCACACAAACGACTGCCTGTTTCCCGTGCGCACGATTCcctttgagaattccaactgtcCGATCCCGATCGGGCCGAtccatcaaaattccaattcatCAGGTACACTTATGTGAATTCCCATTGGCCAATTCTATGGAACGCAAACGGCTGCCTGTCTTTGCGCGCCGTCCCTATAAACAAGCAGCCAGGATCGAGCTATGCAGAATCAGTACGAAAATAAACAACTAACTTCTATGAAGCTCAGGTAGAGTAGTAAGCAAGGACGCAAAACTGGTAGGATGGGATGGGATTGGAAAAGTGATGAGCTGGATTCTCATCTTTTATCGCCatctttttttgcatacaaatccaataagatttttagtttatatatcctatctggatgagttataattttgtttaaattataacaaCGGTTGATATGATTTAGTTATGGTTGCATagactttttgatataatttgagatattttaacatcctacgagtactaaattataactcatccagataggaaaaaatttaatatcaaaatatctcatattgatataatttagtttttctcttctgatcgggtgaATAATAAAATCCAATGTAAAGCCCTAAAATGTCtaacattttttccttaaaacttgttaaccggtatgaaatcatgacaaatacttCGACCTTTTTCAGTACGTTTTTTCGCATTTAATTGAtaggttttcataatttttaagaacaaataaaaaaaaaaatggcagttCAGCTGTTTCGATCTtcaaattttcactgttttgagATTCTTTTGAGCGGTTATGAATGAATGTTTTTACAGAgctgtgaaaaaaatgttaactttatatagaaatatgtagaaaatatatcgaaatataatattaaatcatcttgtcaacttgaatgagaattttcttaaaaaacttaaaatcatcagattgcagagaaatattaagttattttcTTAGtgcagttaatttttttttacaaatccaaagacatggaaaagaaaaaaaaactttcttcataCAAAACAATAAATGATTTCAGTAGTGCcctacccaagtaacatttaaagttttatagcacgCTACTAgatatagttttattttatgAGGAGCTTGAGGAGTCTAATAAAACTACtggtgttacttgggtagtcaTCTGAACTTAATATTcgttaaatattgaaaattcctaATAAGACAGGGCTGAACTAGCGATCTTAGATTTCGAcaggatttttaaaataagacaTATATTCCAGCTAAGGAAACTTTAAGCAAAAGTTCAACGTTGgaagaataaaaatcaaaacaaatgcgATGTAAGGCTTCGCTCCTAAGGCCAATTTAAACGAAAGACAGAACAACaagataaataataaaacaacaacattgaaaaaacatcTTTAAAAGTCTAACGCTACCAAAATATTTGGTTTCTGCATGAAATAATTTAatggtaggggagatgagggcataacgagcacccagggcataatgaccactccttttttctacacaaGTACGTactttcttaaacaaattttcataaggacttgtttcgtactacccatagtattaatttttcaccaaaaaagaaatatccttttcagctttacagaaatatttaataataaccagctacactgccggccataagtttgggatcacccactaaaaacatgcaaattttgatcgttcatatctcagccgccttaggacatattgaaaatcttctgatctcatttgaaagataatgagcaatagttatctcggaggtattttgcccaaatataatgttttagttttgagcttaaaacttaacctaaagttataacattttcaaaaaatcgaactcaatattcaaagccgatcatctcgggataggttggaccaaatctcaaaatttgagtggcattagaatccctattctttacttttcaaaatacaatcaaaaaattctgtgaaaaaattcaaaaacgtatttttaattaataaaatagacacttgagttatcgtccaaaagtttgggatcacccctttgtatggtgagtttgggatcattcttataaaaacatgcaaatttattttattcatatctttatCATCTAACAttgtattgcagatctgaagggttcatttggaagctaaggaattgttgttttttaataaattcattcaaaaataatattttgaagtgataaccataaaaaaaatcacctgaaattaactgtttttttgaaagttcccagattttttttatagttctcaccttaaaatataatttttgaatgaatttattaaaaaccaacaattcctaagcttccaaatgaacacttcagatctgcaatacgatgtgagatgagaaagatatgaataaaataaatttgcatgtttttataagaatgatcccaaactcaccatacaaagaggtgatcggaaacttttggacgataactcaagtgtctgttttattaattaaaaatacattcttgaattttttctcaaatttttttgattttgttttgagaagtaaagaacaggaattctaatgccactcaaattttgagatttggtccaacctatcccgagatgatcggctttgaatattgagttcgattttttgaaaatgttataactttaggttaagttttaagttcaaaactaaaacattatatttgggccaaatacctccgagatagctattgctcattatctttcaaatgagatcagaagattttcaatatgtcctaagacggctgagatatgaacgatcaaaattagCATGTTTTTTaatgggtgatcccaaacttttggccggcagtgtaggttctcaagtgacgaaaatattataatttttaagcaccaccaaataagcttttatgacctttaaatcatcttgatctgaaatgtacgcacggcaacatgatttacacattgattctcaattttcaccattataaaatttttgatttttcactttaatcaattttaaaacgcttttttactttaatttgttcactagaggcgaacagagcactatcaatgaaggcataatgagcattttctgccggggaatctagcagcgaattcaactcgatgaagtcaagtATATATCTTTCTAAGCATAAGTCagatcgttttgcagtcttcaacgagattgttgaatgaatgaatatctttaatttttgaaactcaaagaCTTTCGCTGCTTTTTCTCAATCGGGGAGCAACTGAACGATAGTGACCTGGACCTTGGAAACGTCATGTTTTCTAAAATCAGagtgtgatagttgatttatcttttacagaaaatttgaacaaaaattcaacattattctcaaaaatttacaaaaatgtccAGTGCACATTTTATCAAATGAGCATGACCTAACGCACGTCATTATAGCATCTAAACTAACAGTTTCCATCAATACCTTTCAGGTGAAGTCAGCTTCCGGGAGGCTGCCCTAAAGATTTGGGCCCAACTGATGGGTGGATGCTGCGTCTACCGGTACGTTCAGCTGTACTGGTGGCTCGAAATGGCCCAAACTCACGAAGGTCGCGCTTTTGAGGAGTGCGCCGCTGATCTTAAGGTGCGTTTAATACTAAACGCTTGAAAGCATTTAGTTCAgacaggtttaaaaaaaacatttttttcgttacAGGTCAATCTTTACGTGGGAGCGGTCATCGAGGGCTTTGCTACTCTGTGTTGCCGCTTGGCCTCCAAGGTGATTTCCGAAaaagatgccaaatttggagCATTCATTGATTCTTTCATCGGAACGAGCCTGGTCGTTGCTGGTAAGCTTAGGTTAGCGACATTTAATAACCATCGTAATAACCATCTAAATTCTTTGACAGCTTTCAACTATTCCGGTGGATATTTCAACCCGGTTCTGGCTACCTCCCTGAAGTGGGGCTGTGCCGGCAATTCGGCCATCGAACACATCGTGGTATACTGGATCGGATCCTGCGTGGGTGCAGTTCTGTCCGTACCGCTGTTCAAGATGACCAGCTTCCGCAATATGTTCCTGGCCGACAAGGTCAAGGCGGAATAGAAGCGAAGTCACCGTTTTTACAATCCAACTCAAAAAAAGTCGAACATATTCTAGTCAAAGATATTCTGCACCAAAGGAAACAGAATGTAAATTCGAATCGATAATGTTATTTCATCTATCCCTGCACCTCAAAGATGCATTTCCATCCCtagtttttaaatcttttatccGTACTGACGACGAATTTCGAATAAAGACGTTATTTAATGTGttgcagtttgtttttttttcacaaatttttttaaattatttttaaattaaaacttcatcGTATTGTTTCTCATTAGAAGCTTTCGTTATTCTCGACTTGTGTCAGGTCCGTGCAAAGAACCCTTCCATGCAAGgaggggaagggggggggggcaagGGGGAGAGGTTcttttcgaaattcaactttagttaaaaataacaataccaaaGATACACGATAAATATGGACATGGATTTTTGTGATGATCTAATGATTGTGACAAAACtccaacaattataatttttattgataaaatgaaacaaaatttccaaaaacaaatcacatgaaagttttaaatcaaagatattttcggtaagtcaatgatacatttttcaaaattgaaaaacgccAGATCAGATAAAAAATCGACCGTGATCAATTGTTGGGAAACttataataattgttatt
It includes:
- the LOC129748161 gene encoding aquaporin-11, producing MGIEQLGYSVFFIVLTSSIAAIARRLNDKLSKDGLVKELIFEAIAAAELCGCCFELIIVADNFGVATYAVFLFTLTIWWGMQWGNATACPYTYMEQIVQGEVSFREAALKIWAQLMGGCCVYRYVQLYWWLEMAQTHEGRAFEECAADLKVNLYVGAVIEGFATLCCRLASKVISEKDAKFGAFIDSFIGTSLVVAAFNYSGGYFNPVLATSLKWGCAGNSAIEHIVVYWIGSCVGAVLSVPLFKMTSFRNMFLADKVKAE